Proteins encoded within one genomic window of Candidatus Thermoplasmatota archaeon:
- a CDS encoding sialidase family protein yields MFGRHASAHVAWALVASALAGCLDAPEPVQPDALAMETLALACVVLPACERSLSGPGVNEFSVAVHPLDPDNAIVTANDYGAQENPALRAVNRLWGSWWFTKDGGLTWTKRTLPGMLPELSSSLSSYFFVGDLVVAFGPDGTAYVAGIAYSIVVVPGVAAIPVYRNALFLARSTDGGETFSEPALVDSYHTEAAFHDKPALAVDAEGRIFLVWNFMDQGQRGSPGDQGMRVAASEDGGSTWRTEWISRNDWGISASIAVGPDGAVNVAWRAYEPDAIRFSRSTDHGRTWSPTVEIHRMANLPLVLPNTSYRAFALPTLAARPDGMLLAIFPDAGEHGDSDVFLARSRDDGATWTLARLNADGTRTAQFLPTLAAAPDGRVVAAWLDRRDDPSDKTYHLYAAVSDDGATFREFRVTTAASREAGDGTLFIGDYLGAAIGGERVYFAWPDLREDGKSRLWAGALRLPELPR; encoded by the coding sequence GTGTTCGGGAGGCACGCGTCCGCGCATGTGGCCTGGGCCCTCGTCGCGAGCGCGCTTGCCGGCTGCCTCGACGCCCCCGAGCCCGTGCAGCCCGACGCGCTTGCGATGGAGACGCTCGCGCTCGCGTGCGTCGTGCTGCCCGCGTGCGAGCGGTCGCTGTCGGGGCCCGGCGTGAACGAGTTCTCGGTCGCGGTTCATCCGCTCGACCCGGACAACGCCATCGTGACGGCCAACGACTACGGCGCGCAGGAGAATCCGGCCTTGCGCGCCGTGAACCGGCTGTGGGGCTCCTGGTGGTTCACGAAGGACGGCGGGCTTACGTGGACCAAGCGAACGCTCCCGGGCATGCTTCCCGAGCTTTCAAGCTCGCTTTCGAGCTACTTCTTCGTGGGCGATCTCGTCGTCGCCTTTGGCCCCGACGGCACGGCGTACGTGGCCGGCATCGCCTACAGCATCGTGGTCGTCCCCGGCGTGGCGGCCATCCCGGTCTACCGCAACGCGCTCTTCCTTGCGCGCTCGACGGACGGCGGCGAGACCTTCTCGGAGCCCGCGCTCGTGGACTCGTACCACACGGAGGCGGCTTTCCACGACAAGCCCGCGCTGGCCGTCGACGCGGAGGGACGGATCTTCCTCGTGTGGAACTTCATGGACCAAGGCCAGCGCGGCTCGCCGGGCGACCAGGGCATGCGCGTGGCCGCAAGCGAGGACGGCGGCAGCACGTGGCGCACGGAATGGATCTCGCGGAACGATTGGGGCATCAGCGCCTCGATCGCCGTCGGACCGGACGGAGCCGTCAACGTTGCCTGGCGCGCGTACGAGCCCGACGCCATCCGCTTCTCTCGTTCGACCGACCACGGGCGCACGTGGAGCCCGACCGTCGAAATCCACCGCATGGCGAACCTCCCGCTTGTCCTTCCCAACACGAGCTACCGCGCGTTTGCGCTTCCCACGCTTGCCGCGCGCCCGGACGGCATGCTCTTGGCCATCTTCCCGGACGCGGGCGAACACGGCGATTCGGACGTCTTCCTCGCGCGCTCGCGGGACGACGGCGCCACGTGGACGCTCGCCCGCCTCAATGCCGACGGCACGCGAACCGCGCAGTTCCTGCCCACCCTTGCCGCCGCGCCCGACGGTCGCGTCGTGGCCGCGTGGTTGGACCGGCGTGACGATCCTTCGGACAAGACCTATCATTTGTACGCGGCCGTCTCCGACGACGGCGCGACGTTTCGCGAGTTCCGCGTCACAACCGCCGCCTCGCGCGAAGCCGGCGACGGGACGCTCTTCATCGGGGACTACCTCGGAGCGGCGATCGGCGGCGAGCGCGTGTACTTTGCGTGGCCCGACCTTCGCGAGGACGGCAAAAGCCGGTTGTGGGCGGGCGCGCTGCGGCTCCCCGAGCTCCCCCGATGA